The Pontibacter sp. SGAir0037 DNA segment ATGCGTGTGCAGGATTTAGCTGCAAATGAATCGCTACGCCGCCGTAATTCGCCGGAATACCAGGCGCTTTTAGCCTCTTATAACATTAAATAAGCAAATGGAGCTTACGAACGAAAACGTACTAGGTAAAATAATCAGCGAGTTTGGGGAAGAGAACATTTGGGATGCTTACAACCCGGATGGTATTATGACCTTTACCACTAACCGTGAAACGATTGTTAACCTGATCACTTACCTGCGCGACGACAAGGAACTGCAAATAAGCTTCCTGACCACGATGTGCGGTATTCACTATCCGGAACAAAAAGGCAAAGAACTGTGCGTGATGTATCAACTGCACAGCTTGCGCCATAACTACCGTGTTCGGATTAAGGTGTTTATACCAGGTTCAGACCCTGTGATGCCAACCATGACGGGCGTTTACGCTACCACTAACTGGATGGAGCGTGAGGCTTTTGACTTCTACGGCATTATCTTTAAAGGGCACCCGAACCTGACACGTATTCTGAACATCGAAGAAATGGAATACCACCCAATGCTGAAGCAATATCCGCTGGAAGACCGGACAAGGGAAGATAAGATAGATACATATTTCGGACGTTAAGCCAAAGGACATAAAAATGGCGACTGAAAATAAAACAGCTGAACTGACTGAAATAGAGCAATTCCGAAAAGATCACGGACTTGCCCTGCAGGACGAGCAGCAACTAACTACGCTGAACCTGGGGCCAACGCACCCGGCAACGCACGGCATTTTCCAGAACATCCTGCAAATGGACGGTGAGAAGATTGTAGACGCAGTGCCTACAATCGGTTATATCCACCGGGCCTTTGAAAAAATAGCAGAACGCAGACCGTTCTACCAGATCACGCCTTTAACTGATCGCATGAACTACTGTTCCTCCCCTATCAATAACATGGGGTACCATATGACAGTAGAGAAACTCTTGGGTATTACCATACCGAAGCGTGCGCAGTACATCCGTGTGATTATGATGGAACTGGCTCGAATCTCTGATCACCTGATCTGTAACTCTATTCTGGGTGTGGACTCTGGTGCATTTACAGGCTTCCTGTATGTGATGCAGGAGCGTGAAAACATCTATGATATTTACGAAGAGGTTTGCGGTGCCCGACTAACGACCAATATGGGCCGTATAGGCGGTATGGAACGCGATCTGTCTCCAAAGGCATTGCACCTGATCGGAGAGTTCCTGAAGCGCTTCCCGAAAGTGTGGGCGGAGTTTGAGAAGATGATGACACGCAACCGTATCTTCATGGACAGAACAACCGATGTGGGTGCCATTTCAGCAGAACGTGCCCTGAGCTACGGTTTTACAGGTCCTAACCTGCGTGCTGCCGGTGTCGACTACGATGTGCGTGTGATGAACCCTTACTCTTCTTACGAGGACTTTGAGTTTGACATTCCGGTAGGCTCCAAAGGTGACACTTACGATCGCTTTTTAGTGCGCAATGAGGAAGTATGGCAAAGCTTAAGAATTATTGAGCAGGCCTACAAGAATTTACCTGAAGGCTCTTATCACGCAGATGCTCCCCACTATTACCTGCCTCCAAAGCAAGAAGTTTACACCAACATGGAAGCGCTAATCTATCACTTTAAAATAGTAATGGGTGAAACAGATGCTCCTAAAGGCGAGGTATACCACAGTGTTGAAGGTGGAAACGGTGAGTTAGGGTTCTACCTGATCAGCGATGGCGGCAGAACACCTTACAGATTACACTTCCGCCGCCCATGCTTTATATACTACCAGGCCTATACTGAAATGATTAAGGGTGGTCAGCTGGCAGACGCTATCCTGACACTGAGTAGCTTAAACGTAATTGCAGGCGAGCTAGACGCTTAATAATTAAAATACAAGTTATCAGCGGCCTTTGGTCCTTGATAAATGAACTATAAAAATGGCAGAGACTATAAACGAAGTACAGTTTTCTGAAGCTGGAATGGCCGAGATTCAGCGTTACATCAGCCACTATCCGGAGGGCAGACAAAAGTCTGCTATCCTGCCGATCCTGCACATTGCACAGGCAGAGTTTGGTGGCTGGGTTAGCCCTGAAGCAATGGATAAAATTGCCCAAATACTAAATATACAGCCAATCGAAGTATATGAGGTTGCCACTTTCTATACCATGTTCAACTTAAAACCAGTTGGCAAGCATGTTTTGGAAGTATGTCGCACAGGCCCTTGCTGCCTGCGAGGTGCAGATCAGATGATCGATATGCTGAAGCAAAAGCTGAATATAGAGGAAGGCGAAACAACTGCTGACGGTATGTTTACCTTAAAGCCTGTTGAGTGCCTCGCTTCCTGTGGCTCAGGTCCGATGCTACAGGTGCGTGAAAAGTATTACGAGAACCTGGATACAGAAGAACGTGTCGATGCTTTCTTAGAGATGATGCGCAACACACCAGTGGAAACGCCTTATCACCAAGTTTCGAAATAGGCAAAAGATAATGGACAAAAGCAAAGGATGTTGTTATTAAAAGCTATTCCTTTATAAAGTCTTTTGTCCGTTAGCAAAAAAAATCCTTTGTCCGAAAGAAAGAAAAGCCTGAACTAAAAATCGGGCACAAGAAAACTACAAAATATCCTGTCAGCATGGGACTTAAAATATTAACCGAACATATAAACGTACCTGGCATTGAAACGCTGGAAGTATATCGTAAGCATGGCGGCTACCGCTCGGTAGAAAAGGCTTTGAAAACGATGACACCGGAAGAAGTGGTGGAAGAGGTAAAAACTGCTGGCCTGCGTGGTCGTGGTGGAGCTGGCTTCCCGGCAGGTATGAAATGGAGCTTCCTGGCTAAACCAGAAGGTGTTCCGCGTTATTTAGTATGTAACGCAGATGAATCAGAGCCCGGGACTTTCAAAGACCGTTACTTCATGCAGAAGAACCCACATGCTTTAGTAGAAGGTATGATTGCCTCTAGTTATGCATTGGGTGCTAATACATCTTATATCTATATCCGTGGTGAACTGATGTTCATCCTGCGCATTCTGGAGAAAGCCATTGCAGAAGCTTATGCAGCAGGCTTACTTGGCAAAAACATTCTGGGTTCAGGCTACGATCTGGACCTACATGTAGCACCAGGAGGAGGAGCTTATATCTGCGGTGAAGAAACTGCTTTACTGGAGTCTTTGGAAGGCAAGCGCGGTAACCCACGGAATAAACCGCCTTTCCCGGCTGTAAAAGGTCTATTTGCCAGCCCAACAGTGGTGAACAACGTGGAAACAATATCTTCTGTGCCTTGGATCATCAACAACACAGGTGCTGAATACGCTAAAGTGGGTATAGGGCGCAGTACTGGTACAAAACTTATTTCTGCCAGCGGTAACATCAACAATCCTGGTGTTTATGAAATTGAGCTGGGAGTGCCGGTAGAGGAGTTTATTTATTCAGATGAATACTGCGGAGGCATCTGGAAAGGCAAGCAGTTAAAGGCAGTTGTACCAGGTGGCTCTTCTGTTCCGATTCTTCCCAAAGAACTGATCCTGAAAACTGCAGCAGGCGAACCACGCCTGATGTCTTACGAATCGCTTTCAGACGGTGGATTTGTGAGTGGATCTATGTTGGGTTCAGGTGCTTTTATCGTGTTTGATGAAGACCAGTGCATCGTGCGTAACACGTGGAACTACTCCCGCTTCTACCACCATGAATCGTGCGGCCAGTGCAGCCCTTGCCGTGAAGGTACAGGCTGGATGGAAAAAGTATTGCATCGCATCGAACATGGACACGGGCATCAGCAGGATATAGACCTGCTGGTAAGTGTGGCAAAACAGATTGAAGGTAATACCATCTGCCCGCTGGGTGATGCCGCCGCATGGCCTGTAGCAAGTGCAGTACGTCACTTCCGCGAAGAGTTCGAGTGGCATATCAAGCACCCGAAAGAAGCAACAGCACCTGGAGCAGTATACAGAGGCCAGTTGGCAGAAGTAACAGCTTAGGTGCGTAGCACGATACATGTATCAAGACGTAAGATAGCAGATTTTTAGTTGCTTACGTTTACAGGAATTCTAACTTAAACTCCGCCTTAAAAAGGATAGGGATTTTTGGAAAACCTCTGAAGTTTTTTTTAAATACTGTCATTCTGAAAGAAACTTGGTTCGAAAAAGTCTAAGCCTCAGCTAAGAGCAAGCAAGATCCTTGCAGGTTACAAGATTGAAAAAAGAACAATAATAATAAGTGTAGTATAAAAAGGTGAAGGCAATAGATACCCTTCCATCAAAGATAAATTAACAAATGGCTAAAATAACTTTTGACGGCATAGAGGTAGAGGTAGAAGACGGTTCTACCATTCTGCAGGCCGCTAGAAAAATTGGTGGCAATGTGGTGCCTCCTGCCATGTGTTACTATGGCCCTTTAAAAGGCAGCGGCGGTAAGTGCCGCGTGTGCCTGGTGAAAGTAACACAAGGTTCTGCCAAAGATCCGCGTCCAATGCCTAAACTGGTTGCTTCGTGTATTACACAAGTACAGGATGGCATGGTGGTAGAAAACACAACCAACGAAGATGTACTGAATGCCCGCAAAGGTATTGTAGAAATGCTGCTTATTAACCACCCGCTGGATTGCCCGATCTGCGACCAGGCTGGTGAGTGTAGCTTGCAAGA contains these protein-coding regions:
- the nuoD gene encoding NADH dehydrogenase (quinone) subunit D encodes the protein MATENKTAELTEIEQFRKDHGLALQDEQQLTTLNLGPTHPATHGIFQNILQMDGEKIVDAVPTIGYIHRAFEKIAERRPFYQITPLTDRMNYCSSPINNMGYHMTVEKLLGITIPKRAQYIRVIMMELARISDHLICNSILGVDSGAFTGFLYVMQERENIYDIYEEVCGARLTTNMGRIGGMERDLSPKALHLIGEFLKRFPKVWAEFEKMMTRNRIFMDRTTDVGAISAERALSYGFTGPNLRAAGVDYDVRVMNPYSSYEDFEFDIPVGSKGDTYDRFLVRNEEVWQSLRIIEQAYKNLPEGSYHADAPHYYLPPKQEVYTNMEALIYHFKIVMGETDAPKGEVYHSVEGGNGELGFYLISDGGRTPYRLHFRRPCFIYYQAYTEMIKGGQLADAILTLSSLNVIAGELDA
- the nuoE gene encoding NADH-quinone oxidoreductase subunit NuoE; the encoded protein is MAETINEVQFSEAGMAEIQRYISHYPEGRQKSAILPILHIAQAEFGGWVSPEAMDKIAQILNIQPIEVYEVATFYTMFNLKPVGKHVLEVCRTGPCCLRGADQMIDMLKQKLNIEEGETTADGMFTLKPVECLASCGSGPMLQVREKYYENLDTEERVDAFLEMMRNTPVETPYHQVSK
- a CDS encoding NADH-quinone oxidoreductase subunit C; protein product: MELTNENVLGKIISEFGEENIWDAYNPDGIMTFTTNRETIVNLITYLRDDKELQISFLTTMCGIHYPEQKGKELCVMYQLHSLRHNYRVRIKVFIPGSDPVMPTMTGVYATTNWMEREAFDFYGIIFKGHPNLTRILNIEEMEYHPMLKQYPLEDRTREDKIDTYFGR
- the nuoF gene encoding NADH-quinone oxidoreductase subunit NuoF, which encodes MGLKILTEHINVPGIETLEVYRKHGGYRSVEKALKTMTPEEVVEEVKTAGLRGRGGAGFPAGMKWSFLAKPEGVPRYLVCNADESEPGTFKDRYFMQKNPHALVEGMIASSYALGANTSYIYIRGELMFILRILEKAIAEAYAAGLLGKNILGSGYDLDLHVAPGGGAYICGEETALLESLEGKRGNPRNKPPFPAVKGLFASPTVVNNVETISSVPWIINNTGAEYAKVGIGRSTGTKLISASGNINNPGVYEIELGVPVEEFIYSDEYCGGIWKGKQLKAVVPGGSSVPILPKELILKTAAGEPRLMSYESLSDGGFVSGSMLGSGAFIVFDEDQCIVRNTWNYSRFYHHESCGQCSPCREGTGWMEKVLHRIEHGHGHQQDIDLLVSVAKQIEGNTICPLGDAAAWPVASAVRHFREEFEWHIKHPKEATAPGAVYRGQLAEVTA